The following coding sequences lie in one Mesorhizobium sp. DCY119 genomic window:
- a CDS encoding multidrug effflux MFS transporter, producing MTPKFLRLAVVLGLLSAIGPFAIDMYLPALPSIGADLNAGTSAVQMSLLIFFLSMGFGQLIVGPISDMVGRKLPLYGGLVLFIIGGVGSALAPSIEWLIAFRFVQGLGASAGMAVPRAIVRDLYTGTEAAKLMSLLMLVFSVSPILAPLTGSLVIESLGWRAVFWTVTGAAVLAMVLLATSLTETRPAEDRAGSSFGTALSAYRFLMGERNFLGLTAIAGFAISSFFVYLSSSSFILIDHYGLSPSVYSLFFSINAVAFIGMSQLTGMLSERFGLRRVVRVAVTGYATTMVILLAIMSTGVDRLDVMAALLFVGYGFVGLVIPSTSVLAMEEHGTIAGTASALMGTLHFAIGAAAMGVAGLFFDGTPLPMVFGIAICAVIALGLTQLTLGRGRQAAEAPAE from the coding sequence ATGACACCCAAATTCCTCCGCCTCGCGGTCGTGCTCGGACTTTTGTCAGCGATCGGCCCCTTCGCGATCGACATGTATCTTCCCGCGCTGCCTTCCATCGGCGCGGATCTGAACGCCGGCACGAGTGCGGTGCAGATGAGCCTGCTGATCTTCTTTCTCTCCATGGGCTTCGGCCAGCTCATCGTCGGCCCGATATCCGACATGGTCGGCCGCAAGCTGCCGCTCTATGGCGGCCTCGTGCTGTTCATAATCGGCGGCGTCGGCTCGGCGCTGGCTCCCAGCATAGAATGGCTGATCGCCTTCCGCTTTGTGCAGGGCCTCGGTGCCAGCGCTGGCATGGCAGTGCCGCGCGCCATCGTGCGCGATCTCTACACCGGCACCGAAGCCGCCAAGCTGATGTCGCTGTTGATGCTGGTGTTTTCGGTGTCGCCGATCCTGGCACCGCTGACCGGCAGCCTCGTCATCGAAAGCCTTGGCTGGCGCGCCGTGTTCTGGACTGTGACAGGGGCCGCGGTGCTGGCGATGGTGCTTCTGGCGACGTCGCTCACGGAGACGCGGCCGGCAGAAGACCGCGCCGGCAGTTCCTTCGGTACGGCGCTATCCGCCTATCGCTTCCTGATGGGTGAGCGCAACTTCCTTGGGCTGACCGCCATTGCCGGTTTCGCGATATCGAGCTTTTTCGTCTATCTGTCGAGCTCGTCCTTCATCCTGATCGACCACTACGGCCTGTCGCCGTCGGTCTACAGCCTGTTTTTCTCCATCAACGCGGTGGCCTTCATCGGCATGTCGCAGCTGACGGGAATGCTGTCGGAGCGGTTCGGGCTGCGGCGCGTGGTGCGTGTCGCGGTGACCGGCTATGCCACGACCATGGTGATACTGCTGGCGATCATGTCGACCGGCGTCGACCGGCTCGATGTGATGGCAGCACTCTTGTTCGTCGGTTATGGCTTCGTCGGGCTTGTCATCCCGAGCACCTCGGTGCTGGCCATGGAAGAGCATGGCACGATCGCCGGCACGGCCTCGGCGCTGATGGGCACGCTTCACTTCGCCATCGGTGCTGCCGCCATGGGCGTGGCCGGCCTGTTCTTCGACGGCACGCCTTTGCCGATGGTTTTCGGCATCGCCATCTGTGCTGTGATAGCGCTCGGCCTGACCCAGTTGACGCTCGGCCGTGGCCGGCAAGCTGCGGAAGCGCCGGCGGAATAG
- a CDS encoding LysE family translocator produces MPSTELLIAFFVTTAIFAYIPGPAMLYAAAQTLARGRWAGLMAAFGIHLGGYIHVIAAAAGLSVLFHAVPMLYMAVKFAGAAYLVWLGISLFRSKAQGEAAMPGVEPKSGRRAFMESIAVEVLNPKTALFFLAFLPQFIDASAAFPIWVQFILLGTIVNLMFSSADVMCVLLAGAAITRLRRSSRAQRLMQRAGGALLVGLGAHLALQRS; encoded by the coding sequence ATGCCGTCAACCGAACTGCTGATCGCTTTCTTTGTGACCACCGCGATCTTCGCCTACATACCCGGTCCGGCCATGCTCTATGCCGCGGCGCAGACATTGGCACGCGGGCGATGGGCGGGCCTGATGGCTGCTTTCGGCATCCACCTTGGCGGCTACATCCACGTCATCGCTGCCGCCGCGGGGCTGTCCGTTCTCTTTCACGCCGTCCCGATGCTCTATATGGCAGTCAAATTCGCCGGCGCGGCCTATCTGGTCTGGCTCGGCATATCGCTGTTCCGCTCCAAGGCGCAAGGCGAGGCCGCAATGCCCGGCGTTGAGCCGAAATCCGGCCGGCGCGCCTTTATGGAGAGCATTGCCGTCGAGGTTCTCAATCCCAAGACAGCGCTCTTCTTCCTGGCGTTCCTGCCGCAGTTCATCGATGCTTCAGCCGCATTCCCCATCTGGGTGCAGTTCATTCTTCTCGGCACGATCGTCAATCTGATGTTTTCGTCGGCTGACGTCATGTGCGTGCTTTTGGCGGGCGCGGCGATCACGCGGCTAAGGCGCTCGAGCCGTGCGCAGCGCCTCATGCAGCGCGCCGGTGGTGCATTGCTCGTCGGACTTGGCGCGCATCTCGCCCTGCAAAGAAGCTGA
- a CDS encoding AAA family ATPase, translating to MQTDCDRFFILTGGPGSGKTTLIEALRTAGYPSSVEAGRGIIQDQMAISGSALPWNDPALFAELMLSWEMRSHAIAMQETGPVFFDRGVPDVIGYLRLTELPVPAHIEKAAEVFRYNRKVFILPPWAEIFHQDAERKQDLKEARRTYEAMVETYTDHGYELITVPPAPVQERLSFVLAEAGF from the coding sequence ATGCAGACAGATTGCGACCGCTTTTTCATCCTCACCGGCGGACCCGGCTCCGGCAAGACGACGCTCATCGAGGCGCTGCGCACCGCCGGCTATCCCTCTTCCGTCGAGGCCGGACGCGGAATCATCCAGGACCAGATGGCGATTTCCGGCTCCGCCCTGCCGTGGAACGATCCCGCCCTTTTCGCCGAACTGATGCTGTCCTGGGAAATGCGCTCGCATGCCATCGCCATGCAGGAAACCGGCCCGGTCTTCTTCGATCGCGGTGTGCCGGATGTCATCGGCTACCTCCGGCTCACCGAACTGCCGGTTCCGGCCCATATCGAGAAGGCTGCGGAAGTCTTTCGCTACAACCGCAAGGTCTTCATTCTCCCGCCCTGGGCAGAGATTTTCCATCAGGATGCGGAGCGCAAGCAGGACCTGAAAGAGGCGCGGCGAACCTATGAGGCGATGGTCGAGACTTATACCGACCATGGCTACGAACTGATCACCGTGCCGCCGGCGCCTGTTCAGGAGCGGCTAAGCTTCGTGCTCGCCGAAGCTGGATTTTGA
- a CDS encoding DUF2853 family protein, protein MADYLADVKKYDAGADAAVVEKIVKHLGIALRNRDSSLVSCTDPKELDRVKANWIAKKLGITDDAKASAAVEKVCKAMSGDNTKSRVTFYYLAAKDLGKLGSL, encoded by the coding sequence ATGGCCGATTACCTTGCAGACGTGAAGAAGTATGATGCCGGCGCCGATGCCGCCGTGGTCGAGAAGATCGTGAAGCATCTGGGCATTGCGCTTCGCAACCGCGATTCGTCGCTGGTGTCGTGCACCGACCCCAAGGAACTGGACCGCGTCAAGGCGAACTGGATCGCCAAGAAGCTCGGCATCACCGACGACGCCAAGGCAAGTGCTGCCGTCGAGAAAGTCTGCAAGGCAATGTCCGGCGACAACACCAAGAGCCGGGTGACCTTCTATTATCTGGCCGCCAAGGACCTCGGAAAGCTCGGCTCTCTCTGA
- a CDS encoding thymidylate synthase translates to MRQYLDLLKHVLETGVDRGDRTGTGTRSVFGYQMRFDLAKGFPVTTTKKLHLKSIIHELLWFLAGDTNIKYLKDNGVSIWDEWADENGDLGPVYGAQWRSWPAPNGEHIDQIANLLIQIRKNPNSRRLIVSAWNPAEVDAMALPPCHCLFQFYVSDGKLSCQLYQRSADIFLGVPFNIASYALLTLMVAQVTGLKPGDFVHTLGDAHLYSNHFEQAREQLARTPKALPTMWINPDVTDLFAFRFEDFRLENYVADASIRAPIAV, encoded by the coding sequence ATGCGCCAGTATCTCGATCTCCTGAAACATGTTCTCGAAACCGGCGTTGACCGTGGCGATCGCACCGGCACCGGCACGCGTTCGGTGTTCGGCTACCAGATGCGGTTCGACCTGGCGAAGGGCTTTCCCGTCACCACGACGAAGAAGCTTCATCTGAAGTCGATCATCCACGAGCTTCTGTGGTTTCTGGCCGGCGACACGAATATCAAGTACCTGAAAGACAACGGCGTCTCGATCTGGGACGAATGGGCCGACGAGAATGGCGATCTCGGCCCGGTCTATGGCGCGCAGTGGCGGTCGTGGCCGGCACCGAATGGCGAGCATATCGACCAGATCGCCAATCTTCTGATCCAGATCCGCAAGAATCCCAATTCACGCCGGCTGATCGTTTCGGCCTGGAACCCGGCCGAAGTGGACGCCATGGCGCTGCCGCCATGCCACTGCCTGTTCCAGTTCTACGTTTCGGACGGCAAGCTCTCCTGCCAGCTCTACCAGCGCTCGGCCGACATTTTTCTCGGCGTTCCGTTCAACATCGCTTCCTATGCGCTGCTGACGCTGATGGTGGCGCAGGTGACCGGGCTGAAGCCCGGCGACTTCGTTCACACGCTGGGCGACGCGCATCTCTATTCCAACCATTTCGAGCAGGCGCGCGAGCAGTTGGCACGCACGCCCAAGGCGCTGCCGACGATGTGGATCAACCCGGATGTGACGGACCTGTTTGCCTTCCGCTTCGAGGACTTCCGGCTGGAGAATTACGTCGCCGACGCGAGCATCCGCGCGCCGATCGCGGTGTGA
- a CDS encoding alpha/beta hydrolase — MFRVIFAVPVLLALACSAKAEIQPFPAEFKIEEIATNGTTIHVRVGGSGPAVVLLHGYGETGDMWAPLAAVLARDHTVVVPDLRGLGLSSKPAGGYDKKTQGSDVAGVLDTLHIDKADVVTHDIGNMVGYAFAAENPQRVTRFVLIDAPLPGIGPWEEVLKNPLLWHFRFGGPDMERLVAGRERIYLDRFWNEFSADPAKFDEASRAHYAELYALPGAMHAGFSQFAAFDQDAIDDKAFLEKGGKLTMPVLAVGGEKSFGPMMATVMRFAASDVTEGIIPNSGHWIMEENPEATIEMVTTFLSEKQ; from the coding sequence TTGTTTCGTGTTATTTTCGCAGTTCCTGTTTTGCTGGCATTGGCTTGTTCGGCCAAAGCGGAGATCCAGCCCTTCCCGGCCGAGTTCAAGATCGAAGAGATCGCAACGAACGGCACGACCATTCATGTCCGTGTCGGCGGAAGCGGCCCTGCGGTCGTGCTGCTGCATGGCTATGGCGAGACCGGCGACATGTGGGCGCCGCTGGCTGCCGTCCTCGCGCGCGACCACACGGTGGTCGTGCCCGACTTGAGAGGGCTCGGCCTGTCTTCGAAACCCGCCGGCGGCTATGACAAGAAGACGCAAGGCAGCGACGTCGCCGGCGTGCTCGACACCCTGCACATCGACAAGGCCGATGTGGTCACGCATGACATCGGCAATATGGTCGGTTACGCCTTCGCTGCCGAGAACCCGCAGCGGGTGACGCGGTTCGTGCTGATCGATGCGCCCCTGCCCGGCATCGGCCCGTGGGAGGAAGTTCTGAAGAACCCGCTGCTGTGGCATTTCCGCTTCGGCGGCCCGGACATGGAACGGCTGGTCGCCGGGCGCGAGCGCATCTATCTCGACCGGTTCTGGAACGAATTTTCCGCCGATCCCGCCAAATTCGACGAAGCGTCGCGCGCTCACTATGCCGAGCTTTACGCGCTGCCGGGCGCGATGCATGCCGGCTTCTCGCAATTCGCCGCCTTCGATCAGGACGCCATCGACGACAAGGCGTTTCTTGAGAAAGGCGGCAAGCTGACCATGCCCGTGCTGGCAGTCGGTGGTGAGAAATCCTTCGGCCCGATGATGGCGACGGTGATGCGTTTCGCCGCGAGCGATGTCACCGAGGGCATTATCCCGAACTCTGGCCATTGGATCATGGAAGAGAACCCGGAGGCCACCATCGAGATGGTGACGACCTTCCTGTCAGAGAAACAATGA
- the iolG gene encoding inositol 2-dehydrogenase, with product MTVRFGLLGAGRIGKVHAKAVASNPQAQLVAVADAFEKAAKELAGAYGCAIRTIDEIEKSSDIDAVIICTPTDTHADLIERFAKAGKAIFCEKPIDLDVKRVEKCLAVVEKTGATLMVGFNRRFDPHFAAVRKAIDDGAIGDVEMVTITSRDPGAPPVDYIKRSGGIFRDMTIHDFDMARFLLGEDPVSVSAHASVLVDKKIGEAGDFDSVSVILETASGKQAIISNSRRATYGYDQRIEVHGSKGMVAAENQRPVSIEIANGKGYTRPPLHDFFMTRYTEAYANEIAAFIAAMSKGKKASPSGRDGLIALALADAALKSAKEGKTIRLKSRD from the coding sequence ATGACAGTTCGCTTTGGCCTGCTCGGTGCGGGCCGTATCGGCAAGGTTCACGCCAAGGCCGTGGCTTCCAACCCGCAGGCGCAGCTGGTCGCCGTTGCCGACGCCTTTGAAAAGGCGGCGAAGGAACTCGCCGGCGCCTATGGCTGCGCCATTCGCACGATCGACGAGATCGAGAAATCCAGCGATATCGACGCCGTCATCATCTGCACGCCGACCGACACTCACGCCGACCTGATCGAACGCTTCGCCAAGGCCGGCAAGGCGATCTTCTGCGAAAAGCCCATCGATCTGGACGTCAAGCGCGTCGAAAAATGCCTGGCCGTGGTCGAGAAGACGGGTGCGACCCTAATGGTTGGCTTCAACCGCCGTTTCGATCCGCATTTTGCCGCCGTACGCAAGGCGATCGACGATGGCGCCATCGGCGATGTCGAGATGGTGACGATCACCTCGCGCGATCCCGGCGCGCCGCCGGTCGATTACATCAAGCGCTCCGGCGGCATCTTTCGCGACATGACCATTCATGACTTCGACATGGCGCGCTTTCTGCTCGGCGAGGACCCCGTTTCGGTCAGCGCCCATGCCTCGGTGCTGGTCGACAAGAAGATTGGCGAGGCCGGCGATTTCGACTCGGTCAGCGTCATTCTGGAAACCGCGTCTGGCAAGCAGGCGATAATCTCCAATTCCCGCCGCGCAACCTATGGCTACGACCAGCGCATTGAAGTGCATGGCTCGAAAGGCATGGTCGCTGCAGAAAACCAGCGGCCCGTTTCCATCGAGATCGCCAATGGCAAGGGCTATACGCGCCCGCCGCTGCACGACTTCTTCATGACCCGCTACACCGAAGCCTACGCCAACGAGATCGCAGCCTTCATTGCGGCGATGAGCAAGGGCAAGAAGGCCTCGCCCAGCGGCCGCGACGGGTTGATCGCACTGGCCCTGGCCGATGCGGCGCTGAAGTCCGCCAAGGAAGGCAAGACGATACGCCTGAAAAGCAGGGATTGA
- a CDS encoding SDR family oxidoreductase, with translation MTDLTMRNAGTNALITGGAQGVGLAVARQLVDEGCKALVLLGRSEDKGRVAVAELEKRGAEAIFVSADLADPVACLAAVETGVKRFGSLNALVNAAASAARGSLTETSPEMFDEMFAINVRGPFFLMQGLVKHLLETGQPGSMVNVLSVNVHGGQSFLSSYSASKGALATLTKNVANAYRRNRIRCNAVLPGWMDTPGEAATQAKFHDAAPDWLAKAEASAPMGQLVKTHEMAGLITYMLSPQSGVMTGALVDYDQNVPGIIGE, from the coding sequence ATGACCGACCTGACCATGCGCAATGCCGGCACCAATGCCCTGATCACCGGCGGCGCGCAGGGCGTCGGGCTGGCGGTGGCGCGGCAATTGGTGGACGAGGGATGCAAGGCGCTCGTGCTGCTCGGCCGCTCCGAAGACAAGGGCAGGGTGGCCGTCGCCGAACTGGAAAAGCGCGGTGCGGAAGCGATTTTCGTCAGCGCGGATCTTGCCGACCCAGTGGCCTGCCTGGCCGCCGTCGAGACCGGTGTGAAGCGCTTCGGCAGCCTCAACGCGCTGGTCAACGCGGCGGCATCGGCAGCGCGGGGCTCGCTCACCGAGACATCGCCAGAAATGTTCGACGAGATGTTCGCCATCAACGTGCGCGGCCCGTTCTTCCTGATGCAGGGGCTGGTCAAACATCTTCTCGAAACCGGCCAGCCCGGCTCGATGGTCAACGTCCTGTCCGTCAATGTGCATGGCGGGCAGTCGTTTTTATCTTCCTACTCCGCCAGTAAGGGCGCGCTGGCGACGCTGACCAAGAACGTCGCCAACGCCTATCGCCGCAATCGCATCCGCTGCAACGCGGTACTGCCCGGTTGGATGGACACGCCCGGGGAAGCTGCGACGCAGGCGAAGTTTCACGATGCGGCACCGGACTGGCTGGCCAAGGCCGAAGCCTCGGCCCCGATGGGCCAGCTCGTCAAAACGCATGAGATGGCCGGCCTGATCACCTATATGCTGTCGCCTCAGTCCGGCGTCATGACCGGCGCTCTGGTCGACTACGACCAGAATGTACCGGGCATTATCGGCGAGTAA
- a CDS encoding 3-deoxy-7-phosphoheptulonate synthase: protein MLTTTDDLRVKEIKELSTPDEVMQEIPRTLTATKTVTASRNAIHAALTGTDDRLVVVVGPCSIHDPVAAVDYASRLVELREELSDRLEIVMRVYFEKPRTTVGWKGLINDPDLDGSFKIDKGLRLARNVLAAVNNLGLPAATEFLDMTTPQYIADLVSWGAIGARTTESQIHRELASGLSCPVGFKNGTDGNLRIAAEAVKSAAQPHHFMAVTKGGRSAIAATTGNEDCHVILRGGLAPNYDAASVEAASVEISRIGVAPKLMIDVSHANSGKKPENQPKVAADVAAQVAAGDERIIGLMIESNLVAGRQDVVPGKPLVYGQSITDGCIDWETTETVLRGLADAVEQRRQVRGDMVAQRAGAA from the coding sequence GTGTTGACCACCACAGACGACCTTCGGGTCAAGGAAATCAAGGAACTGAGCACACCAGACGAGGTGATGCAGGAGATACCGCGCACGCTGACGGCGACGAAGACCGTCACCGCGTCGCGCAACGCCATTCACGCCGCGCTGACGGGCACTGACGATCGGCTCGTGGTCGTCGTTGGCCCGTGCTCGATCCACGACCCGGTTGCCGCGGTCGATTATGCCAGTCGCCTAGTGGAGCTGCGCGAGGAATTGTCCGACCGGCTCGAGATCGTCATGCGCGTCTATTTCGAGAAGCCGCGCACCACGGTCGGCTGGAAGGGCCTGATCAACGACCCAGACCTCGACGGCAGTTTCAAGATCGACAAGGGGCTGAGGCTGGCGCGCAATGTGCTGGCTGCGGTCAACAATCTCGGCCTTCCGGCGGCGACCGAATTCCTCGACATGACGACGCCGCAATACATCGCCGACCTCGTTTCCTGGGGCGCGATCGGCGCGCGCACGACCGAGAGCCAGATCCATCGCGAACTGGCGTCCGGGCTTTCCTGCCCCGTCGGCTTCAAGAACGGCACCGACGGCAATCTGCGGATCGCCGCCGAAGCGGTGAAGTCGGCGGCCCAGCCGCATCATTTCATGGCGGTGACCAAGGGCGGGCGCAGCGCGATTGCCGCGACCACCGGCAACGAGGACTGCCATGTCATCCTGCGCGGCGGGCTCGCGCCCAACTACGATGCGGCCAGCGTCGAGGCAGCCAGCGTGGAAATCTCGCGCATCGGCGTTGCGCCGAAGCTGATGATCGATGTCAGCCACGCCAACAGCGGCAAGAAGCCGGAAAACCAGCCGAAGGTCGCAGCCGACGTAGCGGCCCAGGTCGCTGCCGGCGACGAGCGCATAATCGGGCTGATGATCGAGAGCAATCTGGTCGCCGGCCGCCAGGATGTCGTGCCGGGCAAGCCGCTCGTCTACGGGCAGAGCATCACCGATGGCTGCATCGACTGGGAGACGACGGAAACGGTTTTGCGCGGTTTGGCGGACGCCGTCGAGCAGCGTCGGCAAGTGCGGGGCGATATGGTTGCGCAGCGGGCGGGAGCGGCTTGA
- a CDS encoding Gfo/Idh/MocA family oxidoreductase, with product MTGVGLIGTGFMGKCHAIAWNSVRTVFGDVAPVRLVHLGEATAELATRRADEFGFEKGSGDWRAVIADPEVEVVSLTTPNQFHPEMAIAALEAGKHLWCEKPMAPSFAEAEAMRAAARKSGKIAVLGYNYIQSPAIRQIRTLLSENAIGDVNHLRIEMDEDFMADADTAFGWKHNATSGYGALDDFAVHPLSLVQTLFGRVSRVMCDMAKPYADRRVEGGGRRAVETYDIASALMHLENGVSGTLLVNRSAWGRKGRIAVQIFGSKGSILFDQERFNEFQLYVTSDRPTEQGYRTILAAPVHSPYDRFVPAPGHGLGFNDLKTIECHELIARIGGKPANVIEFDEGLEIERTVHAMARSFEDGRWVAVR from the coding sequence ATGACAGGCGTCGGTCTTATCGGAACGGGCTTCATGGGCAAATGCCACGCGATCGCCTGGAACTCGGTGCGCACTGTGTTCGGCGATGTCGCACCGGTGCGGCTCGTCCATCTCGGCGAGGCCACAGCCGAACTCGCCACACGCCGCGCCGATGAATTCGGCTTCGAAAAGGGCTCGGGCGACTGGCGCGCCGTCATCGCGGACCCGGAAGTGGAGGTCGTTTCGCTGACCACGCCCAACCAGTTCCACCCCGAAATGGCGATTGCTGCACTCGAAGCCGGCAAGCACCTGTGGTGCGAAAAGCCGATGGCGCCATCCTTTGCGGAAGCCGAAGCCATGCGTGCCGCCGCGCGCAAATCGGGCAAGATCGCGGTGCTCGGCTACAACTACATCCAGAGCCCGGCCATCCGCCAGATCCGGACGCTGCTCTCTGAAAACGCCATCGGCGACGTCAACCATCTGCGCATCGAGATGGACGAGGATTTCATGGCCGACGCGGACACCGCCTTCGGCTGGAAGCACAACGCCACCTCCGGCTATGGCGCGCTGGACGATTTCGCCGTCCATCCGCTGTCGCTGGTCCAGACCCTGTTCGGGCGCGTCAGCCGGGTCATGTGCGACATGGCAAAACCCTATGCCGACCGGCGCGTCGAAGGCGGCGGCCGGCGTGCGGTCGAGACCTACGACATCGCCAGCGCCTTGATGCATCTCGAAAATGGCGTGTCGGGCACCTTGCTGGTCAACCGTTCAGCCTGGGGCCGCAAGGGCCGCATCGCCGTACAGATTTTCGGTTCGAAAGGCTCGATCCTGTTCGACCAGGAGCGCTTCAACGAATTCCAGCTCTATGTCACGTCGGATCGCCCGACCGAGCAGGGCTACCGCACCATCCTCGCGGCGCCCGTTCACTCACCCTACGACCGCTTCGTGCCCGCCCCCGGCCATGGGCTGGGGTTCAACGATCTGAAAACCATCGAGTGCCACGAGCTTATTGCCCGCATTGGCGGCAAGCCGGCCAATGTGATCGAGTTCGATGAGGGGCTGGAGATCGAACGCACTGTGCACGCGATGGCGCGGTCGTTCGAGGACGGGCGCTGGGTGGCGGTGCGGTAG
- a CDS encoding MurR/RpiR family transcriptional regulator — protein sequence MNIEPDLPRDYETLRAKILEQRQSLPKRIAQVAAYSLDNPDEIAFGTAASIAASAGVQPSTLIRFSQHLGFDGFTSLQSVFRERLRERTTSYEDRLTTLRGSAPEGGRNRAIFDGFVAAASNSLDQISRSIDDGVLERAVAILAGAETIYLLARRRSYPIASYMAYAFGKLKIRSQLIESAAGLDPEIISFAGPKDAVLAVSFSPYASATVDQARLLFEQGVPVVAITDSAFSPLAQSAAEWFEVAESDCAGFRSMSATMALAMTLTVAVAEKRRD from the coding sequence ATGAACATCGAACCAGACCTGCCGCGCGACTATGAAACATTGAGGGCAAAAATCCTCGAGCAGCGGCAATCGCTGCCCAAGCGCATCGCGCAGGTCGCCGCCTATTCGCTCGACAATCCCGACGAGATCGCCTTCGGCACTGCGGCCAGCATCGCCGCTTCCGCCGGCGTGCAGCCCTCGACGCTGATCCGTTTTTCCCAGCATCTCGGCTTCGACGGTTTCACCAGCCTTCAATCGGTGTTCCGCGAGCGGCTGCGCGAGCGCACGACGTCTTATGAAGACCGGCTTACGACGCTGCGCGGGTCTGCACCGGAGGGGGGTCGGAACCGGGCTATTTTCGATGGTTTCGTTGCTGCGGCGAGCAATTCCCTCGACCAGATATCGCGCTCGATCGACGATGGCGTGCTCGAGCGGGCTGTGGCCATTCTTGCGGGTGCGGAGACGATCTACCTGCTCGCCCGCCGTCGCTCCTATCCGATCGCCAGCTACATGGCCTATGCCTTCGGCAAGCTGAAAATCCGCAGCCAGCTCATCGAATCGGCTGCCGGGCTCGATCCCGAAATCATATCCTTTGCCGGCCCGAAGGACGCCGTTCTGGCCGTCAGTTTTTCGCCCTATGCGTCTGCGACCGTCGATCAGGCCAGGCTGCTTTTCGAACAGGGCGTGCCGGTGGTGGCCATCACCGACAGTGCGTTCTCGCCTTTGGCGCAGTCGGCGGCGGAATGGTTCGAGGTCGCCGAATCGGATTGCGCCGGCTTCCGCTCGATGTCGGCGACGATGGCGTTGGCCATGACGCTGACGGTGGCGGTGGCCGAAAAGCGCCGCGACTGA